In one window of Microbacterium dextranolyticum DNA:
- a CDS encoding glycerophosphodiester phosphodiesterase family protein: MTRRAPLVIGHRGAPGYRPEHTRSSYLLALSFGVDAVEPDVVFTSDGVAVVRHENEIGSTTDVERHPEFAARRATKRIDGVEHTGWFTEDFTWAELSTLRCRERLPMLRPASAAHDDTEPPLRLRDLLDVVRRASADQARPIGVVLEIKHATYFARLGVDVAAAIARELCAAGWAQERTEGEPPLFIESFEQTVLSEVRAHGIRATYVYLVEASGSAFDLIAAHGSDAPTYAAQVSARGLDRLADGVDGISVDKAMILAGTAGRDGPVGAPGREDPAPGIVADAHARGLLVFTWTCRPENAFLSAPFRSGGDDGDFGDYAAEWRVIADAGVDGVFVDHPDLGVDVFR, translated from the coding sequence TGACCCGTCGCGCCCCGCTCGTGATCGGACACCGCGGTGCGCCGGGGTATCGCCCCGAGCACACGCGTTCGTCGTACCTGCTTGCGCTCTCGTTCGGCGTCGATGCCGTCGAGCCGGACGTCGTCTTCACCTCGGACGGCGTCGCCGTCGTGCGCCACGAGAACGAGATCGGCTCGACGACCGATGTCGAACGACACCCGGAGTTCGCCGCACGTCGAGCGACGAAGCGCATCGACGGGGTCGAGCACACCGGCTGGTTCACCGAGGACTTCACGTGGGCCGAGCTCTCGACTCTGCGGTGCCGCGAGCGGCTGCCGATGCTGCGGCCGGCCAGTGCGGCGCACGACGACACCGAGCCTCCGCTGCGACTGCGCGACCTGCTCGACGTCGTGCGACGGGCATCCGCCGATCAGGCCCGCCCGATCGGCGTGGTCCTCGAGATCAAGCACGCGACCTACTTCGCCCGGCTCGGCGTCGACGTCGCGGCCGCGATCGCGCGCGAGCTGTGCGCAGCGGGCTGGGCGCAGGAGCGGACGGAGGGCGAGCCGCCGCTGTTCATCGAGTCGTTCGAGCAGACCGTGCTCTCCGAGGTGCGCGCCCATGGCATCCGTGCGACGTACGTTTACCTCGTCGAAGCGAGCGGGAGCGCGTTCGACCTCATCGCCGCGCACGGCTCCGACGCCCCGACCTACGCCGCGCAGGTGTCGGCGCGCGGCCTCGATCGCCTCGCGGACGGTGTCGACGGCATCAGCGTCGACAAGGCGATGATCCTCGCGGGAACCGCCGGGCGAGACGGGCCGGTCGGCGCCCCCGGGCGGGAAGACCCCGCGCCGGGCATCGTCGCCGACGCCCATGCCCGTGGGCTGCTCGTGTTCACGTGGACCTGCCGGCCCGAGAACGCCTTTCTCTCCGCCCCGTTCCGCAGCGGGGGCGACGACGGGGACTTCGGCGACTATGCCGCCGAATGGCGCGTGATTGCGGATGCCGGTGTCGACGGCGTCTTCGTCGATCACCCCGATCTCGGCGTCGACGTCTTCCGCTGA
- a CDS encoding ABC transporter ATP-binding protein codes for MTSPGIVATGVRRSFGNVHAVRDVTLQARAGAVTGLVGPNGSGKTTLLLMLASLLAPDGGTLRIGGIDPMADPAGVRGIVGWMPDALGAWPSLTARETLEMTGRLYGLDAARSRQGAERLLAEVALADLADTPARVFSRGQKQRLGLARALVHDPSVLLLDEPASGLDPQARIDLRVLLRRLAADGRTVLISSHILSELEEVVDDAVFLLDGATVSAERVDAAARRGRTWRIRLADRDATASVLPIAQTLGLDAALVPIDRRDVLVAFTSDATAASALAALTAAGLPVAEFAATTGLIEHTFLDLEGGRS; via the coding sequence ATGACCTCCCCCGGAATCGTCGCCACGGGCGTGCGCCGCTCGTTCGGGAACGTGCACGCCGTCCGCGACGTCACTCTCCAAGCCCGCGCCGGCGCCGTCACCGGGCTCGTCGGCCCGAACGGGTCGGGCAAGACGACGCTGCTGCTGATGCTGGCCTCGCTGCTCGCTCCCGACGGGGGGACGTTGCGGATCGGCGGCATCGACCCGATGGCCGACCCGGCAGGCGTTCGGGGGATCGTGGGGTGGATGCCCGACGCCCTCGGTGCGTGGCCGTCGCTCACGGCGCGCGAGACGCTCGAGATGACGGGGCGCCTGTACGGCCTCGATGCGGCCCGTTCCCGGCAGGGCGCGGAACGTCTGCTCGCCGAGGTGGCTCTGGCCGACCTCGCCGACACCCCGGCGCGTGTCTTCTCGCGCGGTCAGAAGCAGCGGCTCGGGCTCGCCCGCGCGCTGGTCCACGACCCGAGCGTGCTGCTGCTCGACGAACCGGCCTCGGGTCTCGACCCCCAGGCCCGGATCGACCTGAGAGTCCTCCTGCGCCGGCTCGCCGCCGACGGGCGCACGGTCCTCATCTCCAGCCACATCCTGTCGGAGCTCGAAGAGGTCGTCGACGATGCCGTCTTCCTCCTCGACGGCGCGACGGTCAGCGCGGAACGCGTCGACGCGGCCGCCCGTCGCGGCCGCACGTGGCGCATCCGTCTCGCCGACCGCGACGCGACGGCATCCGTGCTGCCGATCGCGCAGACGCTCGGCCTCGACGCGGCGCTCGTGCCGATCGATCGACGTGACGTGCTCGTCGCCTTCACGTCGGATGCCACCGCGGCATCCGCCCTCGCCGCATTGACCGCCGCAGGGCTCCCGGTGGCCGAGTTCGCCGCCACGACCGGCCTGATCGAACACACCTTCCTCGACCTCGAAGGAGGACGCTCGTGA
- a CDS encoding ABC transporter permease: MNLVRLWTIARLELLQRVRTVSWYVLLGLFGLALLGVTALSFLSYGGWGTGGAGVYSVVVCVTLLLVLLVSPTLSGNSINGDRDAATLAPVQVTLATTAEILFGKFLAAWITGLAFALVAAPFLVVATLAGDVNPLTVVVSLAILVVETGIISGIGVALSGILARPLFSVVATYLVVAALAVGSLIGFGLLGSAMSSEGISHNRSLAYDEHGNVICTDGSKRCYDDPEAMVCADWVTNTYRVPRFDRVWWMLSANPFVILADAAPTRFDARGNPDDAFGWMKSSVRSAQIAPTLESSWDECDPANYRGDVDGRSGYKTPEQIIAQTVPSWFVGLAVQLALTGLLLWWAWARTRTPARTLPPGTRIA, from the coding sequence GTGAACCTCGTTCGCCTCTGGACCATCGCCCGCCTCGAACTGCTGCAGCGGGTGCGCACGGTGTCGTGGTACGTGCTGCTCGGTCTCTTCGGCCTCGCCCTGCTGGGCGTGACGGCCCTCTCCTTCCTCTCCTACGGCGGGTGGGGGACGGGAGGCGCCGGCGTCTACTCCGTCGTCGTGTGCGTCACCCTGCTGCTCGTGCTGCTGGTCTCGCCGACGCTCAGCGGAAACAGCATCAACGGCGATCGCGACGCCGCCACGCTCGCTCCGGTGCAGGTGACCCTCGCCACGACCGCCGAGATCCTGTTCGGCAAGTTCCTCGCGGCCTGGATCACCGGGCTCGCCTTCGCGCTGGTCGCGGCGCCCTTCCTCGTCGTCGCGACCCTTGCGGGCGACGTGAACCCGCTCACCGTCGTCGTCTCGCTGGCGATCCTCGTAGTCGAGACCGGGATCATCTCAGGCATCGGGGTCGCGCTCTCAGGCATCCTCGCGCGCCCGCTCTTCTCCGTGGTCGCGACCTATCTCGTCGTCGCGGCGCTCGCCGTCGGCAGCCTCATCGGGTTCGGGCTGCTCGGCTCGGCCATGTCGAGCGAAGGCATCAGCCACAACCGATCGCTCGCCTACGACGAGCACGGCAACGTCATCTGCACCGACGGGTCGAAGCGCTGCTATGACGATCCCGAGGCGATGGTCTGTGCGGACTGGGTCACGAACACGTACCGGGTGCCGCGGTTCGATCGCGTGTGGTGGATGCTGTCTGCGAACCCCTTCGTGATCCTCGCCGACGCCGCGCCCACGCGATTCGACGCCCGCGGCAACCCCGACGACGCGTTCGGGTGGATGAAATCGAGCGTCCGGTCGGCCCAGATCGCTCCCACGCTCGAATCCAGCTGGGACGAATGCGATCCGGCCAACTACCGCGGCGACGTCGACGGGAGGTCGGGCTACAAGACGCCCGAGCAGATCATCGCTCAGACGGTGCCGAGCTGGTTCGTCGGACTCGCCGTCCAACTCGCGCTGACGGGGTTGCTGCTCTGGTGGGCCTGGGCGCGGACGCGCACCCCCGCGCGCACGCTCCCGCCGGGAACGCGCATCGCCTGA
- a CDS encoding alpha/beta fold hydrolase: protein MTTASLPTFAHDGRDLPYVDEGTGPAVVLIPETGQPTGSLGTLASILVEEDFRVVRLVSLETGEDARALASSVMALLSELGIDHAWIGGHGAGGTVARAASLDHHDHVNGVLLLAPAPSDLPIAADIPVLVIHGTDDDETPIAESEALVASAPALASLKRVEGAGHLFPLTHPGETSWFIEDYLDWD, encoded by the coding sequence ATGACGACCGCCTCGCTGCCGACGTTCGCCCACGATGGTCGGGACCTGCCCTACGTCGACGAGGGTACCGGCCCCGCCGTCGTCCTCATTCCCGAAACGGGACAGCCCACGGGGTCCCTCGGCACACTCGCGAGCATTCTCGTCGAGGAGGACTTCCGCGTCGTGCGCCTGGTGTCGCTCGAGACCGGTGAGGATGCCCGCGCCCTGGCATCCTCGGTGATGGCGCTGCTCTCAGAGCTCGGCATCGACCACGCCTGGATCGGCGGCCACGGCGCCGGCGGCACGGTCGCACGCGCGGCATCGCTCGACCACCACGACCACGTCAACGGCGTGCTGCTGCTCGCCCCTGCGCCGAGCGACCTGCCGATCGCGGCCGACATCCCGGTGCTCGTGATCCACGGCACCGACGACGACGAGACCCCGATCGCCGAGAGCGAGGCCCTCGTCGCCTCTGCCCCGGCCCTCGCCAGCCTCAAGCGCGTCGAGGGGGCCGGACACCTCTTCCCCCTCACCCACCCGGGCGAGACCTCGTGGTTCATCGAGGACTACCTCGACTGGGACTGA
- a CDS encoding SDR family NAD(P)-dependent oxidoreductase — translation MDLGLAGRTALITGGDSGIGWESARLLLDEGATVFLTDLDADSLAEAAGRLTAAEGRLHYAAADITDVASVAELGRRVRATVGKIDILVQSAGITGAQGLFHEIDDEGWTSTIETDLLGPVRVVREFLADLRVGGWGRLVFLASEDGVQPYDDEIPYCSAKAGILALMKGLSRSYAKEGLLVNAVSPAFIHTPMTDAMMRKRADERGEGFDEAIDSFLSEERPYMELGRRGEPTEVAAVIAFLCSDRASFVNGSNYRVDSGSVATI, via the coding sequence ATGGACCTCGGACTCGCAGGACGCACTGCGCTCATCACCGGCGGAGACTCCGGCATCGGCTGGGAGAGCGCACGGCTCCTCCTCGACGAGGGCGCGACGGTCTTCCTCACCGACCTCGACGCGGATTCCCTCGCCGAGGCCGCCGGGCGCCTCACGGCGGCCGAGGGCCGACTCCACTACGCCGCCGCCGACATCACCGACGTCGCGAGCGTGGCCGAGCTCGGTCGCCGCGTGCGCGCGACGGTCGGCAAGATCGACATCCTCGTGCAGTCGGCGGGGATCACCGGTGCGCAGGGCCTGTTCCACGAGATCGACGACGAGGGCTGGACGTCGACGATCGAGACCGATCTGCTCGGGCCCGTCCGCGTCGTCCGCGAGTTCCTCGCCGACCTCCGCGTCGGCGGATGGGGCCGCCTCGTCTTCCTCGCCTCCGAGGACGGTGTGCAGCCGTACGACGACGAGATCCCCTACTGCTCGGCCAAAGCCGGCATCCTCGCGCTCATGAAGGGGCTGTCGCGCAGCTATGCGAAAGAAGGACTGCTCGTCAACGCCGTCTCGCCGGCTTTCATCCACACCCCGATGACCGACGCGATGATGCGCAAGCGCGCCGACGAGCGCGGCGAGGGCTTCGACGAAGCGATCGACTCCTTCCTCTCCGAGGAACGCCCCTACATGGAGCTCGGGCGCCGAGGTGAACCCACCGAGGTCGCGGCCGTCATCGCGTTCCTGTGCTCCGACCGCGCGTCGTTCGTCAACGGATCGAACTACCGCGTCGACTCGGGTTCTGTGGCCACGATCTGA
- a CDS encoding SMP-30/gluconolactonase/LRE family protein has protein sequence MTSEPRVFRSAPAILVESIFWDERTDELVWVDITAGTLHRGRLDGSADGREDRVAQLPPPLSAVQPAADGGFVAALRDRIVLLDAEGRIVREVAETTHSHDGIRNNEGKVDPFGRFVVGAMDLTTGDPDATVRAIGADGLVDVLRGGFAVANGFEWSDAGGTMYLTDTSVQTVYRAPYGAGPRPLGDLEPFFVGRPSDGLARARDGGFWNGLYGEGAVIRWDASGTETARIGLPAPNVTSVAFGGPDLSTLFVGTARENLTEEQLVAHPRSGAIFALDVGARGYPPHTFRARATF, from the coding sequence GTGACCTCTGAACCGCGCGTCTTCCGCAGCGCCCCGGCAATCCTCGTGGAGAGCATCTTCTGGGATGAGCGGACCGACGAGCTGGTCTGGGTCGACATCACGGCGGGCACCCTCCACCGTGGGCGCCTCGACGGGTCCGCCGACGGTCGCGAGGACCGCGTCGCGCAGCTGCCGCCCCCGCTCAGCGCGGTGCAGCCCGCAGCGGACGGCGGGTTCGTCGCGGCTCTGCGCGATCGCATCGTGCTGTTGGATGCCGAGGGGCGCATCGTGCGCGAGGTCGCCGAGACTACGCATTCCCACGACGGCATCCGCAACAACGAAGGCAAGGTCGATCCGTTCGGGCGGTTCGTCGTGGGAGCGATGGACCTCACCACCGGCGATCCCGACGCGACGGTTCGCGCGATCGGGGCCGACGGGCTCGTCGACGTGCTGCGCGGCGGCTTCGCCGTTGCCAACGGATTCGAGTGGTCGGATGCCGGCGGCACGATGTACCTCACCGACACCTCCGTGCAGACAGTCTACCGCGCGCCCTACGGCGCCGGTCCCCGGCCCCTCGGCGATCTGGAGCCGTTCTTCGTCGGCCGCCCGTCCGACGGTCTCGCCCGCGCGCGGGACGGCGGATTCTGGAACGGGCTGTACGGCGAGGGCGCCGTGATCCGGTGGGATGCCTCCGGCACCGAGACGGCGCGCATCGGGCTTCCCGCGCCGAATGTCACGTCGGTGGCATTCGGCGGCCCGGATCTGTCGACGCTGTTCGTCGGCACCGCACGCGAGAACCTCACTGAGGAGCAGCTCGTGGCCCATCCCCGCAGCGGCGCGATCTTCGCCCTCGATGTCGGGGCGCGCGGATACCCGCCGCACACCTTCAGGGCCCGCGCGACCTTCTGA
- a CDS encoding glycoside hydrolase family 15 protein, with amino-acid sequence MVTVADRGDLRTYAPIGDGRTVALVAGDGGIDWLPLPQLDSTPVFARILDDADGGCLELAPDEEYTVRRRYLAGTNVLQTTFRTASGAVRVTDALVTGVAGRLPWAQLVRRVEGLDGDVRLRWAVRPGTRLRTASPWIVRADGHHLLRVDGTTLAVVGEHIGRTRIEDSADSGLPALGGAFTTASGSRHLLAVVATDGEPLHIPDPGHLDASIERTITGWREWSREFSYDGPWADAVQRSALALKLLVYAPTGAIAAAATTSLPENPAGGKNWDYRFAWVRDLAYTAHALVRFGLREETHAALSWLLTTIQRHGGDPHVMYTLRGDLVDGAQEFDAPGWAGIGPVVAGNPATDQLQLGVYGDLFAICRTYVDAGNILDVGTGALLARLADVVCDRWRSRDSGMWELPSLEHHTSSKMGCWQALRDAVHLSDAGMIPGPSERWAAERDRIAAWVEAECWSEDAGAYTMFPGSPALDASVLLHAESGFDRGERMSRTIDALTEALGRDHLLYRYSGMPDEEHTFTACAFWRANALACVGRHDEAIAAMTALVGQANDVGIYSEMISAQDGSFWGNLPQALSHLAVVGAALTILDVAPTEMLRDL; translated from the coding sequence ATGGTGACCGTCGCTGACCGCGGCGACCTGCGGACGTATGCGCCGATCGGCGACGGACGCACGGTCGCCCTCGTCGCCGGTGACGGCGGGATCGACTGGCTGCCGCTCCCCCAACTCGACTCCACCCCCGTCTTCGCACGAATCCTCGACGACGCAGACGGCGGATGCCTCGAGCTCGCCCCCGACGAGGAGTACACGGTCCGGCGCCGCTACCTCGCCGGCACGAACGTCCTGCAGACGACGTTCCGCACCGCGTCGGGTGCGGTGCGGGTGACCGATGCTCTGGTCACCGGGGTCGCCGGGCGTCTGCCGTGGGCGCAGCTCGTGCGCCGGGTCGAGGGACTCGATGGCGACGTGCGACTGCGCTGGGCCGTGCGCCCCGGCACGCGCCTGCGCACCGCATCGCCCTGGATCGTCCGCGCGGACGGCCACCACCTGCTCCGGGTCGACGGCACCACCCTCGCCGTCGTGGGTGAGCACATCGGCCGCACCCGCATCGAGGATTCCGCGGACTCGGGCCTTCCCGCACTCGGCGGGGCGTTCACCACGGCATCCGGTTCACGCCACCTTCTCGCGGTCGTCGCAACCGACGGCGAGCCGCTGCACATCCCCGACCCCGGCCACCTCGATGCCAGCATCGAGCGGACGATCACGGGGTGGCGGGAGTGGTCGCGCGAGTTCTCGTACGACGGGCCGTGGGCCGATGCCGTGCAGCGCAGCGCGCTCGCCTTGAAGCTCCTCGTGTATGCGCCGACGGGTGCGATCGCCGCCGCGGCGACCACATCGCTGCCGGAGAACCCCGCGGGCGGCAAGAACTGGGACTACCGCTTCGCGTGGGTGCGCGACCTCGCCTACACCGCGCACGCGCTCGTGCGATTCGGCTTGCGCGAAGAGACCCATGCCGCCCTGTCGTGGTTGCTGACGACGATCCAGCGGCACGGCGGCGATCCCCACGTGATGTACACGCTGCGCGGCGACCTCGTCGACGGAGCGCAAGAGTTCGACGCGCCCGGATGGGCGGGCATCGGCCCGGTCGTCGCGGGCAATCCCGCGACCGATCAGCTGCAGCTCGGCGTCTACGGCGACCTGTTCGCGATCTGCCGCACCTACGTCGATGCGGGGAACATCCTCGATGTCGGGACGGGAGCGCTCCTCGCCCGGCTCGCCGACGTCGTGTGCGACCGGTGGCGCAGCCGCGACTCGGGCATGTGGGAGCTTCCCTCCCTCGAGCACCACACGTCATCGAAGATGGGGTGCTGGCAAGCGTTGCGCGACGCCGTGCATCTGTCGGATGCCGGGATGATCCCCGGCCCCTCGGAGCGGTGGGCGGCCGAACGCGACCGGATCGCCGCGTGGGTCGAGGCCGAATGCTGGTCGGAGGATGCCGGCGCGTACACGATGTTCCCGGGTTCGCCGGCGCTCGACGCGTCGGTGCTGCTGCACGCCGAGAGCGGGTTCGACCGTGGCGAGCGCATGTCGCGCACGATCGATGCCCTCACCGAGGCGCTCGGGCGCGACCACCTGCTGTATCGCTACAGCGGCATGCCGGACGAGGAGCACACGTTCACAGCCTGCGCGTTCTGGCGCGCGAACGCACTCGCCTGCGTCGGCCGCCACGACGAGGCGATCGCGGCGATGACCGCGCTCGTCGGTCAGGCGAACGACGTCGGCATCTACAGCGAGATGATCTCGGCACAGGACGGGTCGTTCTGGGGCAACCTTCCCCAGGCGCTCAGTCACCTCGCCGTCGTGGGCGCGGCGTTGACGATCCTCGACGTCGCCCCGACGGAGATGCTCCGTGACCTCTGA
- a CDS encoding SDR family oxidoreductase, protein MTDMYTAQDPTTQYPRPPFPPQQQSGPGDTHKMDPAPDHGEKTYIGFGRLPGRKALVTGADSGIGRAVAIAYAREGADVALSYLPEEQEEAEEVAALIRAEGRTAVLIPGDLQDEQTNIDAVEKAIEGLGGLDILVINAGTMPTVDSIDDFETKTLDHVVKVNIYPLFWLTKAASPHLTPGASIITTSSIQGFDPSPSLAEYAVSKAGIANWTRATAQQLIERGIRVNGVAPGPIWTPLQPAFVPNEKIEHFGEQTPIGRAGQPVELAPAYVFLASQESSYVVGETIAVTGGMPLT, encoded by the coding sequence ATGACCGACATGTACACGGCACAGGATCCGACGACGCAGTACCCGCGCCCCCCGTTCCCGCCCCAGCAGCAGTCGGGCCCCGGCGACACCCACAAAATGGACCCCGCGCCCGACCACGGCGAGAAGACCTACATCGGCTTCGGTCGTCTGCCCGGCCGCAAGGCGCTCGTGACCGGCGCCGACTCGGGCATCGGTCGGGCCGTGGCGATCGCCTATGCCCGCGAGGGCGCCGACGTCGCGCTGTCCTACCTTCCCGAAGAGCAGGAGGAGGCGGAGGAGGTCGCCGCTCTCATCCGCGCCGAGGGGCGCACCGCCGTCCTGATCCCGGGAGATCTGCAGGACGAGCAGACCAACATCGACGCGGTCGAGAAGGCGATCGAAGGACTGGGCGGTCTCGACATCCTCGTCATCAACGCCGGCACGATGCCCACCGTCGACAGCATCGACGATTTCGAGACCAAGACCCTCGACCACGTCGTCAAGGTCAACATCTACCCGCTCTTCTGGCTGACGAAGGCGGCATCGCCCCACCTGACGCCGGGGGCGTCGATCATCACGACCTCGAGCATCCAAGGCTTCGACCCGTCGCCGTCCCTCGCGGAGTACGCGGTATCGAAGGCAGGGATCGCCAACTGGACGCGGGCGACGGCGCAGCAGCTCATCGAGCGGGGCATCCGCGTCAACGGCGTCGCGCCCGGACCGATCTGGACGCCGCTGCAGCCGGCGTTCGTGCCGAACGAGAAGATCGAGCACTTCGGCGAGCAGACCCCGATCGGTCGCGCGGGTCAGCCGGTCGAGCTCGCCCCGGCCTACGTCTTCCTCGCCTCGCAGGAGTCGAGCTACGTCGTCGGCGAGACGATCGCCGTGACGGGCGGGATGCCGCTGACGTGA
- a CDS encoding sugar-binding transcriptional regulator translates to MILAAASMYYLQDIKMETIAQRLHMSRSTVSRLLKEARSSGLVSVTLRPTPSHAPEVAHLIAEQFGVEAYVVPVSDSASMQERLDQVATATAKMVTDWFDSDMILGIAWGRTLGAVSQHLTKKPTRGSVIVQLNGGANNRTSGVDYVDNLISRFGEAFDARVQSFPVPAFFDYASTRHAMWRERSIARVLEVQRQADIALFSIGAVTGQVPSHVYSAGYLEPDDIRVLESAGVVGDVCTVFLRADGTYEDLALNLRATGPTPAELTRIPRRVCAVAGENKVIPLLAALRAGIITQLILDEQTARELRRRIT, encoded by the coding sequence ATGATCCTGGCGGCGGCCTCGATGTACTACCTCCAGGACATCAAAATGGAGACGATCGCTCAGCGGTTGCACATGTCGAGATCGACCGTGTCACGACTTCTCAAAGAAGCCCGGTCGTCAGGGCTCGTCAGCGTGACGCTGCGCCCGACCCCCTCACATGCCCCGGAGGTTGCCCACCTCATCGCGGAGCAATTCGGCGTCGAGGCCTATGTGGTGCCCGTCAGCGACTCCGCATCGATGCAGGAGCGTCTGGATCAGGTGGCCACCGCCACAGCCAAGATGGTGACCGACTGGTTCGATTCAGACATGATCCTCGGGATCGCGTGGGGAAGAACTCTCGGCGCGGTGTCGCAGCATCTCACGAAGAAGCCGACGCGCGGAAGCGTCATCGTTCAGCTCAACGGGGGTGCGAACAACCGCACGTCGGGCGTCGACTATGTGGACAACCTGATCTCTCGATTCGGTGAGGCGTTCGATGCGCGGGTGCAGTCGTTTCCGGTGCCTGCCTTCTTCGACTATGCCAGCACGCGACACGCGATGTGGCGTGAGCGCTCCATCGCGCGGGTGCTCGAGGTGCAGCGGCAGGCGGACATCGCCCTGTTCTCGATCGGTGCCGTGACTGGCCAGGTGCCTAGCCATGTCTACTCGGCGGGGTACCTCGAACCAGACGACATTCGTGTGCTCGAGTCGGCCGGAGTGGTCGGCGACGTTTGCACGGTGTTCCTCCGAGCCGATGGGACGTACGAGGACCTTGCCTTGAACCTACGTGCAACCGGTCCCACGCCAGCGGAGCTCACGCGCATACCGCGTCGCGTGTGCGCCGTCGCCGGAGAAAACAAGGTCATCCCTCTACTGGCGGCTCTTCGCGCGGGAATAATCACGCAGCTCATCCTTGATGAGCAGACCGCCCGCGAACTGCGGCGCCGTATCACCTAG